The genomic DNA ACACTGAGGCTGTTGAACAACCGGAGGTTCTGAAAGGTCCTGGATATACCCAGATGGGCCAGGCGATAGGGGGCCAGGTCGGTAAGCTCCTGGCCGAAATAAAGACTTTTTCCGGCATCCGGCCGGTTAAGCCCGGTGATGAGATTAAAGACTGTGGTCTTCCCCGCGCCATTTGGGCCGATGATTCCCACGGTCTCGAACTCTTCGACGAAGAAGCTGAGGTCATTGACGGCCGTTACACCGCCGAAATGCTTCTTCAGGTTGATGACCTCCAGGGCCTTCATGCCGGGTCACTCAGCCCCAGGAACCTGGATTCCCTCCTGGAAAAAAGACCGAAGGGACGCCACATCATCACCAGGATTAAGAGGACCGGTATGAGGACCCACCTCAAATCCAGCATCTGGGCAGGGAGGGCAAAACGTAACCCCTCGATCACTGCCACCCATAACAGTCCGGCGTATATGGTGCCGGTGATGCTCCCCATGCCCCCCACGATGACGATGATCAGGAAATCGATCGACTTCAGGAAATCGAAATTTGAAGGGTGCAGAAAGGAGTACAGGTAGGCGTACAGGGCGCCGCCCAGGCCGGCCAGGAAACAGCCGAAGGTAAAGGCCGTCAACTTCAGGCTTGCCGTATTGAGGCCGAAGGCGGTGGCGGCCAGTTCATCATCTTTGATACATTGCCAGAAAAGGCCGAAACGCGAAAAAATCAGGTTTCGGGTTATAAGGATTAAGAAGGTGGTGGTCCAGAAGGCCAATTCCAGATTGACGATCTTGGGAATCCCGATGAACCCCCTGGAACCGCCGAGAGACTCGATGAATTGGTCCGAGTTGTCCAGGAGTACCCTGATCAGGATTCCGAACCCAAGGGTGGCAATGGCCAGGAAGTCATCTTTCAGACGCAAAATAGGGATACCGACCAGGTATCCGACCAGACCGGCTGCCGTACCGCTCATGAACAGGATCGGCAGGAAAGTCCAAAGGCCCTCCACTTTGAAAATGGTCCCGAGGTAGGCCGCCATATAGGCCCCAAGGCCGTAAAAGCCGGCGTGACCCAGGGAGAATTGGCCGGTGTATCCATAAATGACGTTAAGGCCCAGCGAGGTCAGGATGATGATGAATGATAAAAGGATTATTTGTTGCATATATTCCGAAAGGAATCCGGACAGAAAAAAGGCCTTGAGAAACAGGTAGGTAAGGGCCGAGACCAGCAGGAATCTTTTGGCGTTTTTTAAAAAATTCATACCTTGTCGATCCGTTTTCCGAAGATCCCGCTCGGTTTCAGCAATAAGACCAGAAAAAGGATAAAAAAGATGACGCCGTCCCGCAGGGTCGACGACAGGAAGGCTGAAACGAAGACCTCGGATAAACCAATGATCAAGCCGCCTAACACGGCCCCATGGATAATACCGATACCGCCCAACACGGCGGCGATAAAAGATTTGATCCCGGGCATGATGCCCATAAAGACATTAATCTGAGGATAGGCAAAGGCGTAGAGGATGCCGCCGAGGCCGGCCAGTGCGGCCCCGACGATGAAGGTGAAGGAGATGATCCCGTCCACCGGGATGCCCATGAGGGAGGCCGCCTCACGGTCATAGGAGAGGGCCCGCATGGCCCGGCCGTATTGGGTGTAATAAATGAGCAGGTACAACAGAAACAGCGAAAGGGCGGTGACCAGGAAAATGATCAACTGGATATTGGTCACCATGAAAAGCCCGAGGTCATAGCCGACCACCTCAAAGGGTCGTGGGAAGCCTATATAATTCGGGGTAAAGAGTTTGTTGAGGCTCAGGAAATATTCAAGAAACAAAGATACGCCGACAGCGGTGATGAGCAGCGAGATTTTCGGGGCGGACCTTAAGGGCCTATAGGCCAGCTTCTCGATCAGGAAGCCCAGGAGGGCCGTTACCGCCATGGTCAGAGGAAAGACCAGATAGAGCGTCAGGTCCCATTTCGAGATGAGATAATAGGCCGTAAAAGCGCCGAACATGAAGATGTCGCCGTGGGCGAAGTTGATAAGCCTCAGGACGCCATAAACCATGGTATAACCCAGGGCGATTAAGGCATAGACCGCACCTAACTGAAGGCCATTAATGGATTGCTGAAGGATGTAAGAAAAAAATTCCACGTTTTCACGGGTTAACCGTTGTCATGTATTTGAAGCCTTCTTTGTCCACCTTCAAAATGACGGCTGATTTGATGGCGTCCCCGTTCCTGTCGAAGTTTATCGTACCGGTCACGCCTTTGTAGTTTTTGAGACCGGTCAAGACCTTCATGATTTCTTCCGGCGCGGCTTTCCGGGATTTTTCCAGTGATTGGAGGTATATCATGGTTGCGTCATAACCCAGGGCAGCAAAGGTGTCCGGAAGGTGCCCGAATTTTTGCTTGTATTGGTCGATAAAGGTTTCGGCAATTTTGTCCTTTCTCTCCGGGGAGTAATGGTTGGTGAAGTATCCTCCGACAATGGCCGTCCCTCCGGTCTTAATCAGCTCCGAGGAATCCCAGCCGTCCCCCCCCACCAGGACCGATTTCAGACCTTTCTCCCGGACCTGCTTGGCAATAAGGGCAACCTTGTTGTAGTAGTCGGGGATAAAGATGACCTCGGGTTTTTTCAAGCCCACCTTGGTGATGAGGGCGGAGAAATCCACGTCATCTTTCTGATAGGATTCAAAGCCGACAATCTTCCCCTTGCTTTTTTCAAAGGTGGTTTTGAAAAATTCAGCCAGGCCTTTGGAATAATCGTTGCCCACATCATAAAGCACGGCTGCGGTCTTGGCTTTCAGCTCCTTGGCGGCAAAATTGGCGGCCACACGGCCTTGAAAAGGGTCGATGAAACAGGCCCTGAAGACATAGGGCTTTCTCTTGTTGTCATGGACCGTTACCTTGGGATTGGTGGCCGTACCGGTTACCATGGGCACTTTATTTTTTTCGGCGATTTCGCTTACCGGGATGGCGACTTTCGAAGTCAAGGGTCCGATGAGACCGTAGACCTTGTCCTGGGTGATCAGTTTGAGTGCCCCATTGATCCCCTCGGTGGCGTCATTACGGTCATCGACAATAACAGTCGTTATCTGATATTTGCCTGTCCTGGCGTATTCTTCCAAGGCAATCTGGAAACCATTCTTGGCCGATTCGCCAAAGGTTTTGACATCTCCGGTCAAAGGGACGATCAAGCCCAGTTTGATGGTTTCCCTGGCCTGGACTGTTAAGAGGGTGGACATTAAAGCAAGTCCGAAAATCAGAGCGGAAAAAATTTTCTTCATGGGGGTCTCCTGATTCGTTGGTTAGGCGCTTATTAAATGTACATCGATACAGTTTTGTCGATCATGCGGCAATATTCTTGTAGGGTCGGTGCAGCGAAGCGTAACCCACCGGTCTTTCCGGAGGAGTATAAAATAGGTCGGGAAACAGGGTCAAGAAAAATGATAGGGGCCTGTGGGGGAAAAAGATGAATTATCAGGGGCGAAGGAGATGCTGACGATAAAAAGACAGTTCGGCAATAGAGGCCTGCAGGTCATAATAGGCATCATGGCGGCTGTCCGTACCAGGCAGCAGGGCCTCTGAAAAATATTGTTTGATGATTTCCGGGTGATCCTTTTGAAATTCCATTTCCGGGTGGAGGCCAAGCCATTCCAGCTTGAAGGACGTTACATCCAGATGGCGGTAATGAAGACGGCTTAAAAAGCGGGGCAGAAAGCGACGGACCAGCCACCAGTCGGCATGGATGCTGTTTCCGGCCAAGATGGGACGCCGATCTTCTTTATCGGCAGGAGCACCGGTTACGGAATCCACATGGGCGGCCAGGCGTTCGTCGGCCACAGCAATATCTGCCGCCTCCGAAGACCGACAGGCCTTGACCAGGTCCGGCAGATTCTGCTCCACCCAGGGGCTGATGGGTTGGCCGTCAGGTAGCCTAATGGTTAATCGGACATCCTGCTCGAGCGGCAATACCCGCCGCAGAGAAGTGTCCGTGATCAGGGCCGCCACTTGGAGCAAAGAGGCGGTTTCCAGTTCCAGGGTGGAGTATTCGGTGTCAAACCAGACATAATATTGATTTGCCGTTTTTGTTTGCCCTTTCTGTTCCGCCATTTTGTCTCCTTAACCCGGAATTTTGTTATTGATCCTATACCATATAACTATTCATTTTTCCAGGTTAAAATCAAAGAGGTCCTTGACAAGGGAGACAAGATGGTTATAATAAAAAGCAAGTTTACCTATAGGCAAAGGAGGGGTTATATGCCTATTTACGAATACCGGTGTGTGGATTGTTCTAAAATTTTCGAGAAGATAGTCTGGAATTCCAAAAACGAGGAAATTTGTTGCCCTGATTGTAAGGGCGGTAAAGTCGTTCGCCTTTTATCTCCCTTTTCCAAGTCCGGTGGGAAGCCGGGTGAAGGGGTTTCCCTGCCTTCCGCCTGCGGACCATCTTCTTCGGGATTTTCCTGAGCTTCATAATTGAAAAGAACCGTCGGTTCTTTAATGAAAAAGTTGCAAGATGCAAGTTGCAAGAATGAAAAAACCTTCAACCCTGCCTTGAACTTGTTTTCATGTCTCATGGCGCCTGCCCGAACATGGATTAAAGGAAGAACAAATGAACACAATTATTTGGTTGCTGGTCGTATTGGCCGGATGGTATGCACTCAACCGCTGGGTCTTTCCGAAGCTGGGTCTTCATAGCTGAATGTCTTCCCCCTCCTGCCAGGTTAAGGGGCAGGGTGAAGAGAAAGAACTTTAGTACGAAAATAACGTTCAGGGATCGGGGGTCAGGGATCGGGGGTCGGCGAAAGACATTTTCATTCTTCGTAGTGCCCGACCCGGGCATGAGCGCTTAACATGAAATAAAGTTGCAAGATGCAAGTTACAAGCGTGATAAACTTTGAACCTTGAACCTTTTTTTATGATCTATGGCGCCGGCAGTGGAACGAGGGTTTAATAAGATCAGAACCTCCCCGGATATCATCATCCAATAAAAAATCAGCCAATTTTCGAAGGGATAGGGAGATCTTTTCTCTTGACAAGTGCTAAATTAATCGTTAATCTACGATAAACGATTAATGATTGCTTGTTAGTACTACAGCGACAGTTTTCCCGTCATTCACGAATGTCTTTATCGGGAATCCAGGTTTTTAAAAAAAATGAGAAAACCAAAGTCCCTGGATTCCGGCTTAAAGCCTGCCGGAATGACGGTTAAGTGGACGCCTTAGTAAAAAATACGCTGTAGTAGTAGGGGACTTCCATGATTAAAAAGATAACGACCGTGGGGCAGGGGGAAAAGAATGAAGAGGACCAGGCAAACTTTGCCATACTGTGTAAGGCCCTTAGCCATCCGGCCCGTCTCAGGATCATCGAATATCTTAAAGAGGTGGATCAGTGTATCTGCGGAAAGATTGTCGATATCCTGCCCTTGTCCCAATCCACGGTCAGCCAACATCTGAAAATACTCAAAGAGGCGAATCTGATTTTGGGCGAGGTGGATGGCCCAAGGACCTGCTATTGCCTAAACAAGGAAATGTTTGATAAATTTAAAAATATGGCTACGGACTTATAAACCATAGGAGGTATTAATGACAGAGCTAAAAACCGTCCAGGACAGTTGCTGCTCGGCCAAAGGAGGCCTGGCCGGGGTTGAATTAAACAAAACCATGATGCCCCTGCCGATGTTTACCCCTCAAAAGGAAGAGGATGAGGTCTGCTGCGGGCCGAAACAGGCCCCCCGGAGCTCTCCCTTGGAAAAACCAGGGTACCGCATTCTGCCTTTTGTGGAAGATATTATGGCCACGACAAGTGGACCCATCCCCAGGATCAAAACCGAATTGGATAAGCGGGACCGTATAGGGTCCCTCCTGGTGCGGTTGGGTGCCAACCGCAACAACTACAAGGTTTCGCCGGGGTTGTATGCCTTGGGCCGTCCCGATTCGGAATCCGTCGTTCTGGTGACGGCCAACTACAAATTAACCTTTGATACCCTTCGTAAGGCGTTGAATGGCCTGAATGCCTGGCTGTTGGTCCTGGATACCCGGGGTGTAAATGTCTGGTGTGCGGCCGGGAAAAAGAATTTTTCCAGTGAAGAAGTCATCTTACAGGTAAAAAATGCTCATCTGGATCAATTAGTTTCTCATAGAAAACTCATCCTGCCCCAGCTTTCAGCAACCGGGGTTTCGGCCCTTAAGGTTAAAAAAGGGTGCGGTTTTGAAGTGGTCTGGGGTCCGATTCAGGCCGGGGATATCAAATCTTTCCTGGCTGCCGGGTTCCAGGCCGGAAAGGCCATGCGCCAGGTTACTTTCACCTTGTCTGAAAGGCTGGTTTTAACCCCGGTGGAGATTTCCCAGACTTTAAAGTCCCTTCTTTGGCTGATCCCCCTTATGTTTTTATTATCCGGGATCGGGCCGGATATCTTTTCTTTGGCTAACCTCTGGCAAAGAGGAGTGCCGGTCTCTCTGGCCGTTGTCCTGGGGGTCTTAAGTGGAACGGTGCTCACGCCGGCCTTGTTACCCTGGATCCCTTTCCGGGCCTTTTCTGTAAAAGGCGCCCTGGCAGGTTTATTGGTCGGTCTCGGATTGATGCTGTTTTCTTTAAAAACCATTGCTTTTTTACCGGCCCTGGCCTTGATCCTTTTGACCGTCACCCTCAGTTCCTATCTGGCCATGAACTTCACCGGCTGTACACCCTTTACTTCCCCTTCCGGGGTGGAAAAGGAGATGCGCCAGGCGATCCCTTTACAGTCGGTGGCCGCCTGTCTGGGGTTGATCCTCTGGTTTATATCGGCCTTTGTCAGGACACCGGTTTAGTTCGAAAATAAAGTTTCAAGATGCAAGATGCAAGTTTGAGGAGTTACTTATGGAAAAGTTTCGATATCTACCCAATGTTTCCACCCTTAAATTGGATGAATCCCTCTGTATAGGATGTGGTTCCTGCACCCTGGTTTGTCCCCACAGCGTATTTACGATGAACGAAAAGAAGGCCCATATAGCGGATTTTGATGGTTGTATGGAGTGCGGGGCTTGTATGAACAATTGTCCGGTCGCGGCCATCGACCTTCGCCCGGGGGTGGGCTGTGCCGCTGCCATCATCCAATCCTGGTTTAAAGGGAAAGTCGGGGTTTCCTGCGAAACCGAAACCTGTTGTTAGCCTTCCGGCTTCCTGGGACATCACGAAGAATGAAAATTTTCTGGGGCTATAGGCTATAGGTAAGGGACAGGGTTCAAGGTTTTTACACTTGCAACTTTTTTTCGTATTAAACCCTCATGCCCCTTGGTGTGCTACGAATCATGAAAATGGTTTACTCCGAACTCCGAACTCTGAACTTTTTTTTCGTACTAACCGCCCTG from Deltaproteobacteria bacterium includes the following:
- a CDS encoding 4Fe-4S binding protein, which translates into the protein MEKFRYLPNVSTLKLDESLCIGCGSCTLVCPHSVFTMNEKKAHIADFDGCMECGACMNNCPVAAIDLRPGVGCAAAIIQSWFKGKVGVSCETETCC
- a CDS encoding winged helix-turn-helix transcriptional regulator, which translates into the protein MIKKITTVGQGEKNEEDQANFAILCKALSHPARLRIIEYLKEVDQCICGKIVDILPLSQSTVSQHLKILKEANLILGEVDGPRTCYCLNKEMFDKFKNMATDL
- a CDS encoding ABC transporter substrate-binding protein, whose protein sequence is MKKIFSALIFGLALMSTLLTVQARETIKLGLIVPLTGDVKTFGESAKNGFQIALEEYARTGKYQITTVIVDDRNDATEGINGALKLITQDKVYGLIGPLTSKVAIPVSEIAEKNKVPMVTGTATNPKVTVHDNKRKPYVFRACFIDPFQGRVAANFAAKELKAKTAAVLYDVGNDYSKGLAEFFKTTFEKSKGKIVGFESYQKDDVDFSALITKVGLKKPEVIFIPDYYNKVALIAKQVREKGLKSVLVGGDGWDSSELIKTGGTAIVGGYFTNHYSPERKDKIAETFIDQYKQKFGHLPDTFAALGYDATMIYLQSLEKSRKAAPEEIMKVLTGLKNYKGVTGTINFDRNGDAIKSAVILKVDKEGFKYMTTVNP
- a CDS encoding branched-chain amino acid ABC transporter permease, producing MLQQSINGLQLGAVYALIALGYTMVYGVLRLINFAHGDIFMFGAFTAYYLISKWDLTLYLVFPLTMAVTALLGFLIEKLAYRPLRSAPKISLLITAVGVSLFLEYFLSLNKLFTPNYIGFPRPFEVVGYDLGLFMVTNIQLIIFLVTALSLFLLYLLIYYTQYGRAMRALSYDREAASLMGIPVDGIISFTFIVGAALAGLGGILYAFAYPQINVFMGIMPGIKSFIAAVLGGIGIIHGAVLGGLIIGLSEVFVSAFLSSTLRDGVIFFILFLVLLLKPSGIFGKRIDKV
- a CDS encoding zinc ribbon domain-containing protein codes for the protein MPIYEYRCVDCSKIFEKIVWNSKNEEICCPDCKGGKVVRLLSPFSKSGGKPGEGVSLPSACGPSSSGFS
- a CDS encoding branched-chain amino acid ABC transporter permease; translated protein: MNFLKNAKRFLLVSALTYLFLKAFFLSGFLSEYMQQIILLSFIIILTSLGLNVIYGYTGQFSLGHAGFYGLGAYMAAYLGTIFKVEGLWTFLPILFMSGTAAGLVGYLVGIPILRLKDDFLAIATLGFGILIRVLLDNSDQFIESLGGSRGFIGIPKIVNLELAFWTTTFLILITRNLIFSRFGLFWQCIKDDELAATAFGLNTASLKLTAFTFGCFLAGLGGALYAYLYSFLHPSNFDFLKSIDFLIIVIVGGMGSITGTIYAGLLWVAVIEGLRFALPAQMLDLRWVLIPVLLILVMMWRPFGLFSRRESRFLGLSDPA